The genomic segment aaaataattaaaaattgcatGAACTTATATGGGAAAGTGCGGAAGATTggaacactttttttcttttgcatattttgagccgttaattgtgcatattcacttaagtttgcgggactaatggATAGAGGGGTAAATATAAAAGACATGGAAAAGAAGTGCTATTCGATTGACCAACAATAGAAATTTCAACAATTAAATAACAAAGACATGAAAAAGTCTACATTAATTGAaactcccgcagtatgtgtaccaggttaaagctAGGCCCAATTTTTATTCCGACTTTCCTTATCTTAGTTCCATTAGGAGATCGGGACTGCCCATGTCAGCCAAGCGATGGTGGCTAAATATGAGTGCCTATTCGTGAAATTGACTTTAACAAATAATCTGTGTTTTTATGTTCAATTTTAAGTCTTTTAatcgataaaaaaataattaatttgtaaaaatttggataattaaaaaaacaaaaaatagcacCCCTGTGTTATAATGAAAGTTTTATATCCCCCCATTTGTGGGGACGATTTGGGTGAAATCCATTTTGCCTCAGTTTTGGTGTGTAACTGTTCATCAGAAAATAATAATCAGAAGCCAGTAACAAAATGTGTGTTACACAGTGTAATGTGGTTCTGGACACATGCAACAGTCCACTCACTGTGCGCAAAGTAGTAACCATCAAATTGCGTCCTCTACAGTCTACAATACATCATATGCATAAACAGAAGCCGTCTGAAGTCATTCTTGAGGCTTAGACAGCAGTCTCACACTCTGTACATGTAAGACCCAACATTATAGGCTTCTGACACAACTGGTTTGTCCTGGTGGCACCTGGAGTAGGATGTTTTGATGGAACCTAAAACGTAGGTGAAATGATTCATTTCAAGACATTCAAACTGACAGttacaatcaatcaatcaatcaatcatcatttattcgtcaacacaatttaaacatggtatgatatataaaaaaataattacaaatacaagtggaaactaacttaaattgtgtgacaggagtcgcgagggacctcaagaggtcttcaggcagcgacacctaaaacGCTTGTTTGGCATTCAAAACTCACTGTAGGCTTATTgctcttttttgaaatttcatctcAGTCAATATTTTAGCTAATTCAGGTTttaatgatttgaattttttgatgaatttggcTCATCGATATTGTTTATatcccattttattttttcccatttATCCGTCCTCTTCTGTTCAAATTGATACTTTTAAAAAATGAGTCTGAAAATGGAATGAGTTGTAGGTTATAAAATAAACCTATTTTTGAAATAGCAAGCGTTCAAATTGACAGTGACTTAACTAAACACGCATTCAGTTTAGAAGATCAGAATTCAAAAGATAAAGCATTATTTCCACTAAGCTCCGAATTGACTATTCATATTGCTGCTAATTAGGCTACTATGAATTGTTGTGACCGCAGGACTCCAAGCAATCATGACAGTGAATCTTATACATTCAATGCACTGATTTCTGACTCTGCATTACTTAGGATGATTTAAATACAGTTTTCCTAATCTGACACCTGAAGCCAGCGTTTAGAAAATCGTTGTAGTTCAACTTAACTTCAGATACCGGTAACTTTTCTGGGCTAACTTTAGTGAGTCGGATGGGCAACGtgatataaataattaaatgtGACATCATCCTAAAACTCTGTACATCCTGCAAATTACTAGCCTGTCTTTCCTGATGTCAGTTTCACATTAGGCCATTCGTTTGACTAACCTCACACAACGAAATGCCAGGGTCGGATTTCCAGCCTCTACAATTTATTCCCCATTCGTTCCTTCACTCGGCATCTGATGATAGCTTCAAGAGTTGCACTGTTTGCTATTCCCGCTGCAATTAGACGCCGAGCAGCCTATAATTTTATAGCAGAAGTTACCAGTCTAGCCGAGGATCACGCACAACCACCGTAACCTCGCAGGCGACGTTAGTCGAAAATGGCGGCCAATTTCCATTGTTGCGCAACTCAAGTATATATGGGCTTTGATCTCGTgatgttcgaatcccatgccgCATTGATTATGCGGGAGAAGAATGCTGGACTGGTGGCTCACGTAACGGCTGGTCGAATGGTCGAAGTTTGATGAATCTTGGAATGTTAGATTTGAATGGGGGATTCCCCTGTGAACAATAGCGTCACCAATATATAGTTAatctaatatttatatttgggacatttttcaaatcatgAACACCCATTAAATCTAGAAAATTTAGGGAAAGGATTGAATGAAGTTAGATTGAAAATATGTCGGCTTTGTTGCTTATTTTAAGCGGGTCAATTCGGAGCAGACTATGATCGCACTGAACAAAACTCAGCGCTATAAGCGGCCACTAAAGAACTTATTCATGACATGAGTGTACCAACTTGGTCCAATTTTGACTATGCTAAATCAACATTTGTTTGACTAGATTCTTTAAGAATCATCATGTTTCCTAATGTGCGGTGGCCATAAAAGTTTCTGTCTATCATAGTTAGCTTCACAACTCTGCGAAACTAGAAGACACAGCATGTCCCTACATAGATAAACATGCACTATTATTCCCAAACCACTAATAACAACAAACTAGTTATTCACGAAAATTTTGGATCATGTATGCCCTAACAATCAGAAGCGATGGCTCAGTAGTTAACATGTATTACATATGATTGATTCCATGCACACCACCTCATCTAGGGTGTAATGAATTGAGTAGACAATATCGACCCCAAAAAATATTTAGgttgttttaataaaaaaaattagctcTTTACAAGTCAGTGTCTGCTTGCCCTGTTGGGAGTGAAAACATGAACAAATATTGCATAAAATTTCTATAGCATTTTATAGATTCtctaatatattgaaatttgaattgtgATATGCGTTTGTGTGCTTTTAAACCGATCTCCATTAATATGAAGGACATATTTCATGCTGAATGGATTGTTGGTTAGTGATGTTTGGAATAAGaggtagtttattttttataacatgTTTTCGTGTGTCCACTGCGAACATGACTATGGACAACAGGTTTTGTTTAGTATTGCTGGAAATCTATTGCCTtgctacaaatatttttattacaaatttcttTAAACTTCATAATTTTAGATTGCATTTGTCGTCATGTTGGGTGGATATGGTGCTCACatacatattcaaattcatCCTAAGTTATGTTTGCTCTCCGTGTGGTTTGCTGTTGTGACATTGTTTTGTATTATAagatcaaaattaaattcattgaATGATTAGCTCCATATTGTCTTGTCATTGCTTTTTTCTTCTAGGCAAGCAGAATACTGAAATACACGAAAATTTATTCTTACAGATTCAGATGATTTATTTCTAACATGCAAGAATAAACACGAAAATTAAAGAACATAAACACAAAAAATGACAAACGTGTATAATGATAATCGTAAGAAATGTAATTATACACATAAGAATTCATACAAGTGAGAGATTCTTAACAATAGATAAGGAGTCGCGAAAGACTGTGGAAGTCATCTAAAATTTTGAAGGCTTATATACCCTTAGGTCACACTTCATTTCTGATCATTTATTATATGATACTCATGGCCtccaaaaatttttaaaatcactttatcaaatttttgtCCCCGCCAAATATGGAAACAACCTCTTTTTTGTTGGTTTTCAAAGCCTCTACAGAGTTGTAAATAAAACACATGCTTGTGATTGAAGTTACTTCCAAAAGCGAATTGATATTTGAATTTGGTCCCAAACTGTTGAGTTTGCATTAAATGTGAGTAAAatagatttttgattttttttatgacatttttctcataaagaTTGTTGCCCACCGTTCTTTTGTACTTCAACTTGTGACTATTAAAAATCTTCAATTGTGTGAAGGATTGATTATAAAttgttaatttgaaaaaaaaaatttttgatggGAAGCTTTTTTCTGTGTGGGATTTCGTTGAAACCCCCAGGATTATTAGTTCTTTGTTTTCTGCTTGATTCACAACAGCTGTATGAGTGCTGGGAAAGTTGGTGGTTGTAAGTGGTTATAAATCTCTTTTTAGCTATCTTctgttttacttacatttttccTTGAACTGATGTACAGATCAGCAGTACAGAATTATGAGAACTACCCTGTAATAGCAGAAAGGTTAGCAGTTTTCTTGCATATACTAGGAATGGTACAAAACCCAAAAATGTTTGCATCATGTATGCTACAGTTAGGCCGTGTCCGAATACCGCTGATAAAAATGGATTTCCTGCAGTATTACATTTTAACATAGATAAAATACTTCGATAAAGTACATGACTATGACCTGGTAgagtatttgattttttttattaccaaAATAATGCAAGCCAGCCCCTCATGtccaaataaaaattgtttacattGTTGCATATGCATGAACTAACATAGAAAACTGTTGCCGGCCAAACTTTGTTGcacaatattaatttgaaaagaaGATAATGTTATTTTAAAGAACTTATAAACATATCAGAGAATTAGTGAACAACAGGATATTTAAAAAGTCCAAGATTGTGCTCAGTAAATCAATTTGTATGACAAATTTAACATCCATATTATTCTTCAGATTCAGTATATTGATATATTGGCAGCGCTACGGTGTGTCTCAgttctgattactctgcgtggtttgcaggtttgaatcccatgtagagatagttatgtgcaagaggattgctggacttctcgctgCTGTGGGAGGTTCGCcctatggttaagccgtcctatcggctttcctcttctcgggatcaatatgtaaatcctatcctatagcTTGGTATGAGCAAGCAAACTGAAGAAACGATGATAACAATTTGTGGGCAACTACAAAAAAAATGCCACTTCTGCAACACAGAATTTTCTAGGAAATATGAGCAACGGTCTAATTCCAGTTTTGTATTAGGTAACTGTTGTCGATAGATACCGTAagtagatagatagatagatagctTCCATTGGTAGTAGGTATATCTTattaatatcatatattttgtggGCAGTTGAGCGGGATTTATATAACACCTGGGTTGTGTTATCATTCTCAAAGTGTTGAcaattttcattgaaatctGCTATATTGTTGCTGCTGGAACACAGGTAAAAGTTCACACACTATCAAAATACAATTGACTGCATTTTGCTTCAGTTATATTGCAGTGTCAGTataagtcagtggttcccaatggtCCCCTTCCGGAGGTTTTTAGCACTAAGGGCCCCTCTGTTCATCATTTCAggggtatttatagtgttattattattggtagatttcaaatcccattatgcttaaacaattcatgctcaacaatgTGAAACACCTTGTGAAATAACCATATAAGGCAATGAAACTAGTAAGAATGGGGAGTTTTCCTGTAAGGGCAAATGGGAAATCAATTATGCCCCCTCCTCCGACCGCTCTGTATCCCCCGGTTTGGAGTCGCTGCAGTAAATACTTTGGTgtgagataaatattttttaattccagGATACAATGAATGGCAAGGTTGGCATTAAAGAAAACCaattatccaaaattaatatgaGTGACAGAACCTAGTTTGAATTGAACTTAGCGCTGTTGTCTGAACCTTTCAATTTGTAGACTAATAGCGTAAaattgatttgatataaaatattacctGTAGCAGAACACGTAAACAGCTTTTAAAGAGTACCAATTTGTGCATGTAATTACAGCATCAGAGAATCAGATTATATTATGCTCTGAAGTCTCAGCAGAGTTATGGATGACTTATTGTGATTTTTGATTTGGTAAATGATTGAGTACTATATCGTCACATATAAGCCTAGTTTAAAACTAGAGAAAAGTTGCCAAAAGTGTGTGTCCGCTTATAcgtgcataactctgatcggACTCAAACGAAAAGACATTATGCTAACTTAATTCAATTCTGCAACAATTTGCTGTGATAGTAGGTCCATACGGCGTGTTACAATTTGCAGCGTCGGCTcatatgagtttttttttacaaattcacTCTTTTATGGGCGTTTTTAGGGTATCGGCTTGTATGTGGGGATATATCATGTATATATTTGACTTAATATACCAGGGAAGAGACATcattagggctgtccaaaatcaaataattttttgattcgaatcgaatatttttgccaaatcgaaccgaataatcgaatattattgcgcaatcctaaatctgtctctattatacaataaacacCTGCCCATtgatgttgtggtaacgtattTGCAGTCacatcttacttactgctggtattttgtaataaattgttttcagaggtcacacgcttgtatgaactggtcaaaaaaattgaaggactccaaaatttgggtctcaaactgttgagtgttaagagtaaaaattgcacaattcaaaaattgcaatctgatgacaatattttttgatgactataatattgttagtgtacaacagccatcaaaatccaagagtgcaattattggtcttggtatatagatggataatacagtattgccatcataagaaattacaaattatattgaaagaaggtattgccatcataaggatcccaaaacaactgtttcagctttgagttgctTGCTCGTATCATGTTCTTATGAACTAATTCAACAGCTTCAAaacgattctatttatagaactattgttttctaaattgtctTTTTTTCCTTGTTCTGtctcaaaaacgtcattacCGATTATACCTTTTAagttatgatgaccatgcatgaaatggctaatcacgtgccatcgTGCGGGAATTAGGAATGACATGTGTTATCACAAAATAAAGGCGAGGGAAATACCGGGAAACCAGTTAAgccgggagcgagagtggtctaAGCTCGAAACGCCGCTGCTTGTTCGATAAAAAACGTCCTGcaaaggtggtttccgctttctgtacctaattttagcgattcgaaaaacgattcgaataatttgtgtttcgatttcgaatatttggttcacTTGGACAGCCCTAGACATCAGCGATACGGAAAATTTGCATTGACAAATTCACATACTTTCATACCAAATCCCTTTCAATATAAACCAAGTTTATTAGCCTATTCAGAATTTAAATTTGTATGAATGCACAGTGAACTTTTTAGGGACTTGGAGAATATTATTAGTACTTGCTAAGTTTAGTCTGGTGTAGAACTTCTAAGTTTCAACTTTGTTAGAATTCTGTTCAAAAAATGGTCCGCACTTTGAGCCAAATTATATGCCAGAGTTTATTTTGTTAGATTATAATGAAATTAGTGATTGCTATATTTTTCCTGTTTGCCATAGCCTTTCCCATTTACACTTTCAAAGTTATAATAGTGGTTGCGCTCGAAGACTGCAACAACCAGCGAACTCAACATATTcttcttattaaaaaaaaaattacatatgacatttaatgtgacactgtcttgttgctaaTTCTAGTTCTctacttgttctttgtaatattcattttggaaaataattgttcacacatatatatacttCCAAACCTTGAAGTGAATTTTTTCggatggtttgtcaaattttgatgaaGATTTTCTTTATGAagatacatttttataaaaactaaGCAGTGatgcatctctcgaatagaatagaaattttatttccttattgcattgcatctcaaggggctccatttaaatattttctacgCTATTGAAACCCTGCACttaacatcaacttttctgcgtgttgccatttgtttaattatctggcccgcgggccgtagatTGCAGACCCATGGGCTTTGCAAACTACCTCACGGCGGggaggagtccagcaaccctCTCGCATGTGATTATCgcccacaggattcaaacctgggAACACGAGCAGGGTACACCAATCAAATGTATGATGTGCCAGTCGtcgaacaaaaacaggttttgcaaaattgtccccctatcgcccccttcgacttatTCTCATCCTTCTGTATCGTGTTTGCCAATCGGGCGCGATATCGCCTACTTTGGGAAAAACTGATCTAGACAAATACGTATTATTAACTTATCAACACAATGTTTAATGTCGTTTGTGAGCTGAACTGGTAAAGTTGAAGCTAATTTGTAATAGATAAAcgtgtgtttgtgcattttaTCCTCGATAAAAAACGAAACTAATATTTTTAGATCTTAGTTTAAGGATTAAATTGTAAGTGTCTGTTAATGTATGAAGATGAATTCGAAAGTAATAGACCAGGCTAGAGCAAAACAGTCAGATCGTCTCATGACATCATATGACAGGTTTAAAGAGAAAGGGTTTCTTTGCGATTTCAACATCAACGTTGGTGAAAAATCATTCCGAGTGCATCGTACTGTCTTGGCAGCCTCTTCAGAATACTTTGAAGCCATGTTTTCAAGCAACTTGAAGGAAGTTCATGATGGTCACGTTAATATGAAGGATGTCAATCAGAATGGGATCGCACAATGTGTAGAGTTCATGTATAAAGGAAAGGcagatttgaaaatagaaaacattcAGCATATCCTGCATGCTTCCAATCTTTTACAAATGGAGGAATTAAcgaatctttgttttcaattcttGGAAATTAACATTTCTCCAATAAATTGTCTCTCTGTAATCAACTTGGCCCAAATGTACGATCGTcttgatataaaacaacaaGCCGTACAGGTCGTGATTGATAATTTCGAATCTGTTATTTCTTCCGAGATGTTTCCATTCATCACCAAATCAGATCTCTTGCATTACATAAGTAACCAGACTTACCAAACATTATGGAAAGCTGTGGTAACATGGGCAAAAGGAAAAGATAATGTAGATGTTTCTGAACTCTTCAAGATCGAGCAATTTCCCTTCAAATTTCTTCTGGAAACTGTCCTCAAAGAACCCATTGTTAAGAACAATAAAACAGCTGAGAAATCCGTAATCACTGCATTGTTTTCTGATGTCAAAAAACTTGAGACAAACCTTGATATTGACAACTGCTTTATCTTGAAGAATCTCTCGGAAACCAATCAAACTCCTAAACAAACGACAGTAAAAGATTCCATTATTCTATTCTTGGagacaaattttgaacaaattagCAAGAAAAAGGAATTTCTTGATATCAGCAAGGATGACATACTGAgacttttcaaatattcagaaaCAAAGTATTCTTCTGAAGCTATCAAATATGAGGGGATgatgaaatgggtgaaacatgatgtcaaaaacagaagaaaaatcTTCCAAGATCTATTTAGCTTGCTGAAACTTGGAGATTTATCTCTCGAATTCCTAAAAGAGACAGTTCGAATTGAACCCTTAGTGAAAAAATCAGATAAATGCAATGATTTGCTTatcgatgaaatattttcacgaGCATCTTTAAAAGCTGAAGAAAAGCCGAAGGCAGAGCAACCTTTGACTCTACCAGTTTCAAAGGATGATGGGGGAGGGTCTTCTGTCATTGGAGGGGCATCTGGTTATGGCACTGCCAGTTCCAGACCAGTTAatggtaataaaaataaagatttatcaTAAAGGTTCATTATACTTTAAATACTGGAAAACAAAGATGACGTACTTTCCCTgtcattttttatgaaacagCGGTCTTACAATGTGAATCTGGAATATCTTTCATAAAACTCTCATTTGGCTAACAATTGGCCCAGAGTATACGCAACAGTGgctaattaatcgaaaaatatgaaaatattgaaaaactttttgtATTGAAGTGCATTAGGAGGTGCAAACGAAACTAAATTTCAAGCCCTGGCTTTCCAATAGTCAGTCGCATGTATGAATGCATTATAATTtctataaaataatttgaaatagttgaattctataatatttttagtgactgATGTTTCTGACCCAGGCCTCTGTTATTGGATAAACACATGACCTGGCACATTTGAAGTTACCCATGTCAGTAgtgttttttttacatcataACTGCAGACATTTGACACATTAAATTAGGTACAAACAAGGCCATATACTGATATTTTTCGTTTTGTAAAACGGCACTTTCTTTTAAAGAAGCAGGGCAATTCCATGAAAATAGGGACaaactagaaaaaaataaaactgatcaatcctgcataaacaaataaaaatgtgacAGTCATGGAAAGTTAGTGATGCATTGACCCCAATTTTCGGCATCATAATGCATTGAAACAATCTTGGGGTTTTAGCCTTAATGACTTATCATGAAAAACCATAAATTATTTGACATGTTGGAGTAGCATCACCAtttccaataaaatatttcaatttcgtaTAATACTCATTCTTGGCATCATTAGCCGCAATATACTGGTAAAAATTTTAATGTAACGAAAGTAACGTTTTTTTggccttttttttatttagctaAAAAATACTGTAAATCTTTTTTTAGCAATATACCATCTTCCTATAAATAGTACAAATACAATATGtgcacatttttatttatcatggTTGTATAAATTTTTCAGTATTCAATGTCAAATTGTGTAACGCAAGTAACAATGTAACGTAAGTAACGATAGTAACGCAAGTAACGAAACAagagaaatcaaaatttattacttCAAAAAGGTCTTAACCATGAAATATAATGGTTTGGAAATATTTAGTTTTCATTTACCCCAGTTAATTCAAACATTGGCCGATCAATCCTACCTTTTGTCATAAGAATAGAACACTTTAAAGAGGTAATGAGTATCGGAATTGCCATAGTTGAAGATAATTTTGAGATTAATGGTATTTTTGGGAAGATGTTAGTCATTTACTTTGATGTAAAGCAACGGCCAATGGAAAATTAGCAAATCAAGTTGGCAAATTACATTTTTATGAACCTATCACTTGAACAATTTAACAGAAATAAGTTAATTCTAAAGTTATTCAATACCTCATCATATCTGGCAAGCCCAAATTTCAACTGTTGTGTGTGAGGTAGTGGTGTACAGCATTGCTCGAATCTTTCAGAGTTTAATAATGTTtccattcttttatttttttagcgaatattatataatttagCAATGTAAATTTAATGTGATTAAATGTTAACTTTTGACTAAATATAAGatgtttgaaaaaaacatataacaGACCCCGATTTTAACGTAACACAAGTAAGAAGTTACGGCCCATTTTAACCTCGGACTGAAAGGTTTAAGATTTAAATCAACAATATTCAcctaattttataatattttacaacctCTCCATATATTCTCCATTGACATGGGAAAAAGCAGTTGATTGGTGACAATATCTGGAGATATGGGCCACATCacataaaatttaggaatattacaatatattttgccttcaattgttccaaatgtatgtaatccctaaatactgatatgctaaattaagacacgctttactCACTTTAATTGTAAGctgttaaatacaaaaatagatatgaacgacattaaatcatttttaatattattaatgttagtCTGCCGAGCGTACTAGAACTGACCTGCTGAGAATTAATTTGATGCAcgaccagcgtgtggccactgcaacctatgcggccattgtaaaatattaaatttaaccactatcaattgaaatcaattttttattctgtgcgagcaagCCAAttaaaaccaagttcccgtaaacTCGATTTCGTACTTAggtattaggtaataacatttaaaaaaaaattcattttctatgattatcgttacatatcattatctacccagacttggccctactcaaactcaatacgtcactattTTCGCCAGatgtggcaacttttttttaatttgtcggCGACttaaatactacagacactcaatcaaacgtgcgtctatcttgaacaataaaaacggaccgaaaaatatgtaatcttttgagagtgaaatttaaatgtgcgtttcgcgttttgcgatataactttgtatttcggaaaatggtataataaaattattcgtaaataacatttgatctaaattaatcgcaagtaaCATTTAACACCTTGCTTCTGGTTTACAAGCTTTACATGCATCACTTTTTGGGAAACTCGCAGGTCGCGAAAATCATTTAATGTAAATTGaagcaaggcacgtctgtaaagATCGTTGCAGTCAGTTTATCGGAATGTTACgagtcggcacaaataattattagtTTACGCTAACTAAATAGTAAAGCggaaacgcaaaaatggtgcaataacgactTTTCGCCGTGATGTGTACATCGCCGTCGTCTGGTTATGAATACGCCGGGTGAGACTACCGTTATTTGGTGTTTACCGATTTTGCGGGTTTTTTACGATACGCAAGtataattaaacgagagagatttccacgcaaGAGAAAACGCTCCtctttgattaataaattagaaacaggAAATACAAAATTGACGCATGGCGCATTGGCGCCGAAGAGACTGAAACCGAATCCTGTCATCGGATCCGCCGGAtccggtattctatattgcccatccctacccCCAAATCTTACAAACTTTGCGCTCCccttttgctttgaaaaaagtcaaatgCCTTTGTAATGGGCAGGTTACTTTGTTTAATGTTGGCGCTGTAAGCGAGTTGGTCTCATAACTTAATTGCTCAAATTTGTATAGGCATAAAAACGCATTGGAGTATAACCTCATCGTTCACTGTCGTATGAATAAAGCCATACTTGAGATAATCGTCATCATATATTCTTCTTTTCTGGTCATTTTGCGATACTCCGTAAATACAAgctgaattttatttaaaactgaacgcaataaatatatgttttatgCGCTTTAATGTGTTTCCTCAAACTGGCTCACATCAgcaaaactattatttttattcaaaacatttaactGTGTGCCGCTTACAGGTGTTAAATAGTTAATTTTAGGCGAGTCTATCGCAGCGtttgttgttgatttttttattattgcatgttatttgatttacttacttacaactaatttttggaacacGACTGAAAATGGCCAAATATCACGCTAAACCACAAAAACAAGGTATTGTTTGCAACCATGCACGAATGTCTTTCGAGTGACCACACTGATTGCATTGCGACCTATTGCTGATTTCAAATGGGCTTGTGACCTCTCGCGCTCCCCTGAGAGTTTCTTGCACCCttcagtttaagaaccactgcactagactATGGCATTGctcaaaaattaaataacaagACAATAGCCTAATTACATCTAGATAttgtaattttcattcttttaatttataattttttttatatatcatggTACCTTTAAATATCATTGAACCCTCAATCACAAGCATTTTTGCCTAAATAAGAACAAACTTTTTTTATGCTACAGGTTTTGGTTTTATTTATCCAGGTACAGATTCTttcgtttttaatatttaatatcgaaatatcaaatatttcttcaatcaAAAATTTGGATAATTGGTTGAACACTGTATATTCTCCATAGTAGCAAATTTTGAACTCAATCAAAAACAACAAAGTTTATTGCAAGAGttctatataaaattattatttagtaAAGTCTAGATTTCATATTTTCCCCAAAGCCTAGCCTAAGTCATACCTGACATACTGTTGTAACACCCAAGATGTTTGCTTTATATGAATGATATTCGGGAACATTTTGGTTTGATTAATCAATTGATTTTGCTCTGTAGTTTTTATtagcgcggcggtgtggctcatcgtgctaaacgttaggaatacgctcgccactgcaaaTTCCAAGGtcacaaaaatttgaatccaatttatttataatccGGTCAATAGTTTATCGTGTATTTCATGTCCGT from the Styela clava chromosome 5, kaStyClav1.hap1.2, whole genome shotgun sequence genome contains:
- the LOC144422786 gene encoding uncharacterized protein LOC144422786, with protein sequence MKMNSKVIDQARAKQSDRLMTSYDRFKEKGFLCDFNINVGEKSFRVHRTVLAASSEYFEAMFSSNLKEVHDGHVNMKDVNQNGIAQCVEFMYKGKADLKIENIQHILHASNLLQMEELTNLCFQFLEINISPINCLSVINLAQMYDRLDIKQQAVQVVIDNFESVISSEMFPFITKSDLLHYISNQTYQTLWKAVVTWAKGKDNVDVSELFKIEQFPFKFLLETVLKEPIVKNNKTAEKSVITALFSDVKKLETNLDIDNCFILKNLSETNQTPKQTTVKDSIILFLETNFEQISKKKEFLDISKDDILRLFKYSETKYSSEAIKYEGMMKWVKHDVKNRRKIFQDLFSLLKLGDLSLEFLKETVRIEPLVKKSDKCNDLLIDEIFSRASLKAEEKPKAEQPLTLPVSKDDGGGSSVIGGASGYGTASSRPVNGAESQSSSQTTSGLRIFNQQPSGGKLSWDYLGESLPGYEGELTHVITYSFPAGSLKGVSYEAQEFTEYLPWNNDGGKCYNLLYQAFNAGLIFKIQEVGDIRGKIVWNDEFPHKTDKTGGPENNGYPDPNHTMKLKEALEAKGFKYDGRIPLLWFSR